ATTAAAGCAGCCGAGCACGCGGACTCCATCATTTGTGAAAAGCCGCTCGCAAGAAGCTTGGAAGAAGCACGGGAGATCATCGATGCTTGTAAAACAAAAGGGAAACGACTGTTTGTCGGCCATGTTGTCCGGTTTTTTCAAGAATATACGCGGATTAAGGAACTTGTTGCTGCAGGAAAAGTCGGCAAGCCAGGTGTCGTCCGTACCTCCCGCGGCGGCGTGTTCCCGGTAGGCTCGGAAAATTGGTATGCCGATTTTGAAAAAAGCGGCGGACTGGTTCTTGATTTGCTTCTCCATGATTTTGATTACCTGAGGGGCTGTTTCGGCGAAGTGAAACGGGTTTTTGCGAAAAAGATTCCGTTAGCTGAGCAGCGGGAGTATGCGCTCGTTACGTTACGATTCCAAAACGGCGTCATTGCCCATCTCGAAGGAACGTGGGCGCACCAGGGCTTTTCATCTGCGATTGAAGTAGCAGGAGACGAAGGCATCATCGATTACAACAGCGCGAAGAGCAGCCCTCTCCATCTTGTTAAAAAAGACGCGGAAACCAGCGGCGCCGGCGTGGAAGTACCGGAAAGTCCGCTCAAGGCCTCCCCTTACCAAAATGAACTCGCGCATTTTATCCATTGCATTAAGACTGGGGAGGAACCGCTCGTCACAGCTGAAGATGCCTATCGTGCCATCGAAATCGCCACAGCTGCCCAGACGTCCTGTGATACAGGGGAGCCTGTGGAATTAAACAAACAACGGATAGCGAAAGGGTGAGGAAGAATGAAGATCGGAATCATTAGTTTTGCCCACGGACATGCCTACAGCTATGCTGAAGCGCTAAACAATCGTCCGAATGTAGAGCTTGCGGGCGTGTTTGATGAAGATGCTTCAAGAGGAAAGAATGCTGCGGAACAGTTTGGCGCGATCTATTACGACCGTTTGGATGCGCTGCTTGAAACGGACGTAACAGCGGTTATCGTAACATCTGAAAACGCGAAGCACCTTGAGCACGTAAGCGAAGCAGCGAAGGCGAAAAAACATATTTTATGTGAAAAACCAATGGCCACTAGCGTGGAAGATGCTGAGAAGATGATTGAAGTA
This Halobacillus salinarum DNA region includes the following protein-coding sequences:
- a CDS encoding Gfo/Idh/MocA family protein, giving the protein MKVLLIGAGTMGAVHAASYSTIKDAELVGIADFSTEKAKALAEETGAQAFSSFEEAMELAGEVDVIDICLPTYLHKEFVIKAAEHADSIICEKPLARSLEEAREIIDACKTKGKRLFVGHVVRFFQEYTRIKELVAAGKVGKPGVVRTSRGGVFPVGSENWYADFEKSGGLVLDLLLHDFDYLRGCFGEVKRVFAKKIPLAEQREYALVTLRFQNGVIAHLEGTWAHQGFSSAIEVAGDEGIIDYNSAKSSPLHLVKKDAETSGAGVEVPESPLKASPYQNELAHFIHCIKTGEEPLVTAEDAYRAIEIATAAQTSCDTGEPVELNKQRIAKG